One window from the genome of Nocardioides panaciterrulae encodes:
- a CDS encoding GNAT family N-acetyltransferase yields the protein MIPEDSRFQSDPDLVIRNEIGSPPGLPPGWEIGTPDPSDRFEVARLTHLLRAHERHGRGWAASGVDDVLVEVSEQGLRMRENVVVRDHKGEIRAWGSVHDRSVGRMLFVHIVDRDLAGDVARCCSDVLVDWAVGQARAVGAARGLEVQQIDTGAFADDDRQHLWLTEAGFEKVRTWWQMNRPVTPDEADLTGHPEHWEKDGVVFRLVRRSGSGMPDEADLRAVHDVLEGAFVDHFNSSEETFDEFLFRLREDPGHTWDHWWLAELTDGGETQPVGALVGTVSESSSGPDGSYVSYLGVLEAARGRGVAKGLLRTIIADAAGRGRDRVGLEVDADSPTGASGLYTSMGWQTKYVTESWHRDVTVDPES from the coding sequence GTGATCCCCGAGGACTCCCGCTTCCAGAGCGACCCCGACCTGGTCATCCGCAACGAGATCGGCAGCCCGCCCGGACTGCCACCGGGTTGGGAGATCGGCACGCCCGACCCGTCCGACCGGTTCGAGGTGGCCCGGCTGACCCACCTGCTGCGCGCCCACGAGCGGCACGGCCGCGGCTGGGCCGCCTCCGGCGTCGACGACGTGCTGGTGGAGGTCTCCGAGCAGGGGCTGCGGATGCGGGAGAACGTCGTCGTCCGAGACCACAAGGGCGAGATCCGCGCCTGGGGCAGCGTCCACGACCGCTCCGTGGGCCGGATGCTGTTCGTGCACATCGTCGACCGCGACCTCGCGGGGGACGTCGCCCGCTGCTGCTCCGACGTGCTCGTCGACTGGGCGGTCGGCCAGGCCCGGGCCGTGGGCGCCGCTCGCGGGCTCGAGGTCCAGCAGATCGACACCGGGGCGTTCGCCGACGACGACCGCCAGCACCTCTGGCTGACCGAGGCCGGCTTCGAGAAGGTGCGCACCTGGTGGCAGATGAACCGTCCGGTCACCCCGGACGAGGCCGACCTGACCGGTCACCCCGAGCACTGGGAGAAGGACGGCGTCGTGTTCCGGCTGGTGCGCCGCTCCGGCTCCGGGATGCCCGACGAGGCGGACCTGCGCGCGGTCCACGACGTGCTCGAGGGCGCCTTCGTCGACCACTTCAACTCCAGCGAGGAGACCTTCGACGAGTTCCTGTTCCGGCTCCGCGAGGACCCGGGCCACACCTGGGACCACTGGTGGCTGGCCGAGCTCACCGACGGCGGGGAGACCCAGCCGGTCGGCGCCCTGGTCGGCACCGTGAGCGAGAGCAGCTCCGGCCCGGACGGCTCGTACGTCTCCTACCTCGGGGTGCTCGAGGCCGCCCGCGGCCGCGGCGTCGCCAAGGGGCTGCTGCGCACGATCATCGCCGACGCCGCCGGCCGCGGCCGGGACCGGGTCGGCCTCGAGGTCGACGCCGACTCCCCGACCGGCGCCTCCGGGCTCTACACGTCGATGGGCTGGCAGACCAAGTACGTCACCGAGTCCTGGCACCGGGACGTGACGGTCGACCCCGAGTCCTGA
- a CDS encoding DUF3180 family protein has translation MTEDPSGEEEPSGGHLRPTSAGALTAWLVVGLVGGWLLHPITERWRGSAPVIAWSQPLALFLGAAIVGAAAWSTWRSVHVHRQRLQPHQAVNRLVLARACAYVGALVAGGYAGYAVSWLGVDAELAAQRGWRSLAAAAAGVAITIAALLLERACRVRSEDDET, from the coding sequence GTGACCGAGGACCCGTCCGGCGAGGAGGAGCCGTCGGGCGGGCACCTGCGACCGACCTCCGCGGGCGCCCTGACGGCGTGGCTCGTCGTGGGACTGGTCGGCGGTTGGCTGCTGCACCCGATCACCGAGCGGTGGCGGGGGAGCGCGCCGGTGATCGCCTGGTCCCAGCCGCTGGCGCTGTTCCTCGGCGCGGCGATCGTCGGCGCGGCCGCGTGGTCCACCTGGCGCTCGGTGCACGTGCACCGGCAGCGGCTGCAGCCGCACCAGGCGGTGAACCGGCTGGTGCTGGCCCGCGCCTGCGCCTACGTCGGGGCCCTGGTGGCCGGGGGCTACGCCGGGTACGCCGTCAGCTGGCTCGGCGTCGACGCCGAGCTGGCGGCCCAACGGGGCTGGCGGTCGCTGGCCGCCGCGGCCGCCGGTGTGGCGATCACCATTGCGGCACTGCTGCTCGAGCGCGCGTGTCGCGTCCGTTCTGAGGACGACGAGACATAA
- the folK gene encoding 2-amino-4-hydroxy-6-hydroxymethyldihydropteridine diphosphokinase has protein sequence MTETPNPNIIDADTLTGEMRPIRRAVLALGSNLGERMASLQGAVNAIADTPDVWVTGVSPVYETEPVDCPEGAKTFLNAVVLIDTTLAATRLMDRALAIEDAFARERSDVQNAPRTLDVDLIVVGDRRSDDEFLRLPHPRAAERAFVLQPWYDLEPEAEFPEWGPIADLLEKTDRSGLKRRDDLELELQ, from the coding sequence GTGACAGAGACCCCGAACCCGAACATCATCGACGCCGACACGCTGACCGGCGAGATGCGCCCGATCCGTCGGGCGGTGCTGGCACTCGGGTCGAACCTCGGCGAGCGGATGGCCAGCCTGCAGGGCGCTGTCAACGCCATCGCGGACACGCCGGACGTCTGGGTCACGGGCGTCTCGCCGGTCTACGAGACCGAGCCGGTGGACTGCCCCGAGGGCGCCAAGACCTTCCTCAACGCGGTCGTGCTGATCGACACCACCCTGGCCGCCACCCGCCTGATGGACCGGGCGCTGGCCATCGAGGACGCCTTCGCGCGGGAGCGCTCCGACGTCCAGAACGCCCCCCGCACGCTCGACGTCGACCTGATCGTGGTGGGCGACCGCCGCAGCGACGACGAGTTCCTCCGATTGCCGCACCCGCGCGCCGCGGAGCGTGCCTTCGTCCTGCAGCCCTGGTACGACCTCGAGCCCGAGGCGGAGTTCCCCGAGTGGGGCCCGATCGCCGACCTGCTCGAGAAGACCGACCGCAGCGGCCTGAAGCGGCGTGACGACCTGGAGCTCGAGCTCCAGTGA
- the folB gene encoding dihydroneopterin aldolase, which produces MTDEQAVDQLSVLGIECFGHHGVFGFERREGQVFLVDLVLGLDTGPAAASDDLHDTVDYGSLVASVKAAVENDPVDLIETLAQRIAKVCLLDSRVEWARVTVHKPDAPIDATFSDVALTITRTREDPT; this is translated from the coding sequence GTGACCGACGAACAGGCGGTCGATCAGCTGAGCGTGCTCGGCATCGAGTGCTTCGGCCATCACGGCGTCTTCGGGTTCGAGCGACGCGAGGGACAGGTGTTCCTCGTGGACCTGGTCCTCGGGCTCGACACCGGGCCCGCGGCCGCCTCCGATGACTTGCATGACACGGTGGACTACGGAAGTCTCGTGGCCTCGGTGAAGGCCGCCGTGGAGAACGATCCGGTCGACCTGATCGAGACCCTGGCCCAGCGCATCGCGAAGGTCTGCCTCTTGGACAGTCGTGTTGAATGGGCGCGGGTCACGGTCCACAAGCCGGACGCGCCCATCGACGCGACGTTCTCGGACGTCGCCTTGACGATCACCCGGACACGTGAGGACCCGACGTGA
- the folP gene encoding dihydropteroate synthase, with protein MTTGPLLMGVVNVTPDSFSDGGRWLEPDAAIAHGRELLAEGADILDIGGESTRPGATRPLLEEELGRVVPVITALAAEGATISVDTMRAEVAEAALAAGARILNDVSGGLADPRILEVAAAADVPYVAMHWRAHSDHMRDFATYDGPGGVVGAVCDELGARVDALLAAGIRPERIILDPGLGFAKGAEHNWELLAHLDRLAALGYPLLVGASRKTFLGRLLADDSGSPRPVDQREAANVALTTELARARVWGIRVHDVRSSRDALRVVARLEQEGAR; from the coding sequence ATGACGACCGGGCCGCTGCTGATGGGGGTCGTCAACGTCACCCCCGACTCGTTCTCCGACGGCGGCCGCTGGCTGGAGCCGGACGCCGCGATCGCCCATGGCCGCGAGCTGCTGGCCGAGGGCGCCGACATCCTCGACATCGGCGGTGAGTCGACCCGGCCGGGGGCGACCCGACCGCTGCTGGAGGAGGAGCTCGGCCGCGTGGTCCCCGTGATCACCGCGCTCGCGGCGGAGGGCGCGACGATCTCGGTGGACACGATGCGGGCCGAGGTGGCCGAGGCGGCGCTCGCGGCCGGCGCGAGGATCCTCAACGACGTCTCCGGCGGCCTCGCGGACCCGCGGATCCTCGAGGTGGCCGCGGCGGCGGACGTGCCGTACGTCGCGATGCACTGGCGCGCCCACAGCGACCACATGCGTGACTTCGCCACCTACGACGGGCCCGGCGGGGTCGTCGGGGCGGTCTGCGACGAGCTGGGCGCGCGGGTGGACGCGCTGCTCGCCGCCGGCATCCGGCCGGAGCGGATCATCCTCGACCCGGGCCTCGGGTTCGCGAAGGGGGCCGAGCACAACTGGGAGCTGCTGGCCCACCTCGACCGGCTGGCGGCGCTGGGCTACCCGCTGCTGGTCGGCGCCAGCCGGAAGACCTTCCTGGGCCGGCTGCTGGCCGACGACTCCGGCAGCCCCCGCCCGGTCGACCAGCGCGAGGCCGCGAACGTGGCCCTGACCACCGAGCTCGCCCGGGCCCGGGTCTGGGGCATCCGGGTCCACGACGTACGCTCCAGCCGCGACGCGTTGCGCGTCGTGGCGCGACTCGAGCAGGAAGGAGCCCGGTGA
- the folE gene encoding GTP cyclohydrolase I FolE has translation MTDPIGLVPQTLGEVPPFDAPRAEAAVRELLIAIGEDPDREGLRETPARVARAYAEMTLGMRQTPEEVLTTTFDLGHDEMVLVRDIELWSMCEHHLVPFTGVAHVGYIPADSGKITGLSKLARLVDVFAKRPQVQERLTTQVADALMEILEARGVIVVIEAEHLCMTMRGVRKAGARTITSAVRGIMHNAATRSEAMSLINRSR, from the coding sequence ATGACCGACCCGATCGGCCTGGTCCCGCAGACCCTAGGCGAGGTGCCGCCGTTCGACGCCCCTCGCGCCGAGGCCGCCGTCCGGGAGCTGCTGATCGCGATCGGGGAGGACCCCGACCGCGAGGGGCTGCGGGAGACCCCCGCGCGGGTGGCCCGGGCCTACGCCGAGATGACGTTGGGCATGCGGCAGACGCCGGAGGAGGTGCTCACCACCACCTTCGACCTCGGGCACGACGAGATGGTCCTGGTCCGCGACATCGAGCTCTGGTCGATGTGCGAGCACCACCTGGTCCCGTTCACCGGGGTCGCCCACGTCGGCTACATCCCCGCCGACAGCGGCAAGATCACCGGCCTGTCCAAGCTGGCCCGGCTGGTCGACGTCTTCGCCAAGCGGCCCCAGGTCCAGGAGCGGCTGACCACGCAGGTCGCCGACGCGCTCATGGAGATCCTCGAGGCCCGCGGCGTGATCGTGGTCATCGAGGCCGAGCACCTGTGCATGACCATGCGCGGCGTCCGCAAGGCCGGCGCCCGCACCATCACCTCGGCGGTCCGCGGCATCATGCACAACGCGGCGACCCGCTCCGAGGCGATGTCGCTGATCAACCGCAGTCGCTGA